The Mauremys reevesii isolate NIE-2019 linkage group 1, ASM1616193v1, whole genome shotgun sequence genome has a segment encoding these proteins:
- the CCT2 gene encoding T-complex protein 1 subunit beta isoform X1: MASLSLAPVNIFKAGADEEKAETARLSSFVGAIAIGDLVKSTLGPKGMDKILLSTGRDGTVTVTNDGATILKSIGVDNPAAKVLVDMSMVQDDEVGDGTTSVTVLAAELLREAEALIAKKIHPQTIIAGWREATKAAREVLLKSAVDHGDDEIKFREDLMNIAGTTLSSKLLTHHKNHFTKLAVEAVLRLKGSGNLEAIHIIKKLGGSLIDSYLDEGFLLDKKIGVNQPKRIENAKILIANTGMDTDKIKVFGSRVRVDSTAKVAEIEQAEKEKMKEKVERILKHGINCFINRQLIYNYPEQLFGAAGVMAIEHADFAGVERLALVTGGEIASTFDHPELVKLGSCKLIEEVMIGEDKLIHFSGVAMGEACTIVLRGATQQIIDEAERSLHDALCVLAQTVKDTRTVYGGGCSEMLMANAVTEVANRTPGKESVAMESFAKALRMIPTIIADNAGYDSADLVSQLRAAHSEGKTTYGLDMKDGVIGDMATLGITESFQVKRQVLLSAAEAAEMIIRVDDIIKAAPRKRVPDHRPC, translated from the exons ATG GCATCCCTTTCCCTTGCACCTGTGAATATTTTCAAGGCAGGAGCAGATGAAGAAAAAGCAGAGACGGCTCGGTTG TCATCCTTCGTTGGTGCTATTGCCATTGGAGACCTGGTTAAGAGCACTCTGGGACCTAAAGGCATG GACAAGATTCTTCTAAGTACTGGAAGAGATGGCACAGTGACAGTAACCAATGATGGTGCAACCATCCTAAAATCTATTGGAGTTGACAACCCAGCTGCCAAGGTTTTGGTTG ATATGTCGATGGTTCAAGATGATGAGGTTGGTGATGGAACTACATCTGTAACTGTGCTCGCAGCTGAATTACTTAGG GAGGCAGAAGCATTAATTGCAAAGAAGATTCATCCTCAAACCATCATTGCAGGTTGGAGAGAAGCTACAAAAGCAGCAAGAGAGGTCCTCTTGAAATCTGCAGTGGATCATGG TGATGATGAAATAAAGTTCCGTGAAGACTTAATGAACATTGCAGGGACCACGCTGTCCTCAAAACTACTTACTCATCATAAAAATCACTTTACTAAACTAGCAGTGGAAGCTGTTCTTAGACTGAAAGGATCTGGTAATTTGGAAGCTATCCATATTATCAAGAAACTAGGTGGAAGTCTGATAGACTCTTACTTAGATGAAG GCTTTCTGCTAGATAAAAAGATTGGTGTCAACCAGCCAAAAAGAATTGAAAATGCAAAGATACTTATTGCAAACACTGGTATGGATACAGATAAAATTAAG gtCTTTGGCTCTCGTGTAAGAGTGGATTCGACAGCAAAGGTAGCAGAAATAGAacaagcagaaaaagaaaaaatgaaagagaAGGTTGAACGTATTCTTAAGCATGGAATAAACTGCTTTATTAACAG GCAACTGATTTATAACTACCCCGAACAGCTGTTTGGTGCTGCTGGTGTTATGGCTATTGAACATGCAGACTTTGCAGGTGTAGAACGTCTGGCTCTTGTTACAG GTGGTGAAATTGCTTCAACCTTTGATCACCCAGAGCTGGTAAAACTAGGAAGTTGCAAGCTTATTGAAGAGGTTATGATTGGAGAAGATAAGCTCATTCACTTCTCTGGTGTAGCTATGG GTGAAGCTTGCACCATAGTGCTGCGTGGAGCAACACAGCAGATTATAGATGAAGCCGAAAGGTCTTTGCATGATGCTCTGTGTGTCCTTGCCCAAACTGTGAAAGATACTAGAACTGTCTATGGTGGAG GTTGCTCAGAGATGCTGATGGCTAATGCTGTCACAGAGGTTGCCAACAGAACGCCAGGCAAAGAATCTGTTGCAATGGAGTCTTTTGCGAAGGCCTTGAGAATG ATCCCAACCATTATAGCTGATAATGCTGGCTATGACAGTGCAGATCTGGTGTCTCAGCTCAGAGCTGCTCACAGTGAGGGGAAAACAACTTATGGGCTTG ataTGAAAGATGGTGTCATTGGAGACATGGCAACCCTGGGAATAACTGAAAGCTTCCAAGTCAAGAGACAAGTTCTGCTGAGTGCAGCTGAAGCAGCAGAAATGATTATTCGTGTGGATGACATTATTAAAGCAGCACCAAG GAAACGTGTACCAGACCATCGCCCATGTTAA
- the CCT2 gene encoding T-complex protein 1 subunit beta isoform X2 codes for MDKILLSTGRDGTVTVTNDGATILKSIGVDNPAAKVLVDMSMVQDDEVGDGTTSVTVLAAELLREAEALIAKKIHPQTIIAGWREATKAAREVLLKSAVDHGDDEIKFREDLMNIAGTTLSSKLLTHHKNHFTKLAVEAVLRLKGSGNLEAIHIIKKLGGSLIDSYLDEGFLLDKKIGVNQPKRIENAKILIANTGMDTDKIKVFGSRVRVDSTAKVAEIEQAEKEKMKEKVERILKHGINCFINRQLIYNYPEQLFGAAGVMAIEHADFAGVERLALVTGGEIASTFDHPELVKLGSCKLIEEVMIGEDKLIHFSGVAMGEACTIVLRGATQQIIDEAERSLHDALCVLAQTVKDTRTVYGGGCSEMLMANAVTEVANRTPGKESVAMESFAKALRMIPTIIADNAGYDSADLVSQLRAAHSEGKTTYGLDMKDGVIGDMATLGITESFQVKRQVLLSAAEAAEMIIRVDDIIKAAPRKRVPDHRPC; via the exons ATG GACAAGATTCTTCTAAGTACTGGAAGAGATGGCACAGTGACAGTAACCAATGATGGTGCAACCATCCTAAAATCTATTGGAGTTGACAACCCAGCTGCCAAGGTTTTGGTTG ATATGTCGATGGTTCAAGATGATGAGGTTGGTGATGGAACTACATCTGTAACTGTGCTCGCAGCTGAATTACTTAGG GAGGCAGAAGCATTAATTGCAAAGAAGATTCATCCTCAAACCATCATTGCAGGTTGGAGAGAAGCTACAAAAGCAGCAAGAGAGGTCCTCTTGAAATCTGCAGTGGATCATGG TGATGATGAAATAAAGTTCCGTGAAGACTTAATGAACATTGCAGGGACCACGCTGTCCTCAAAACTACTTACTCATCATAAAAATCACTTTACTAAACTAGCAGTGGAAGCTGTTCTTAGACTGAAAGGATCTGGTAATTTGGAAGCTATCCATATTATCAAGAAACTAGGTGGAAGTCTGATAGACTCTTACTTAGATGAAG GCTTTCTGCTAGATAAAAAGATTGGTGTCAACCAGCCAAAAAGAATTGAAAATGCAAAGATACTTATTGCAAACACTGGTATGGATACAGATAAAATTAAG gtCTTTGGCTCTCGTGTAAGAGTGGATTCGACAGCAAAGGTAGCAGAAATAGAacaagcagaaaaagaaaaaatgaaagagaAGGTTGAACGTATTCTTAAGCATGGAATAAACTGCTTTATTAACAG GCAACTGATTTATAACTACCCCGAACAGCTGTTTGGTGCTGCTGGTGTTATGGCTATTGAACATGCAGACTTTGCAGGTGTAGAACGTCTGGCTCTTGTTACAG GTGGTGAAATTGCTTCAACCTTTGATCACCCAGAGCTGGTAAAACTAGGAAGTTGCAAGCTTATTGAAGAGGTTATGATTGGAGAAGATAAGCTCATTCACTTCTCTGGTGTAGCTATGG GTGAAGCTTGCACCATAGTGCTGCGTGGAGCAACACAGCAGATTATAGATGAAGCCGAAAGGTCTTTGCATGATGCTCTGTGTGTCCTTGCCCAAACTGTGAAAGATACTAGAACTGTCTATGGTGGAG GTTGCTCAGAGATGCTGATGGCTAATGCTGTCACAGAGGTTGCCAACAGAACGCCAGGCAAAGAATCTGTTGCAATGGAGTCTTTTGCGAAGGCCTTGAGAATG ATCCCAACCATTATAGCTGATAATGCTGGCTATGACAGTGCAGATCTGGTGTCTCAGCTCAGAGCTGCTCACAGTGAGGGGAAAACAACTTATGGGCTTG ataTGAAAGATGGTGTCATTGGAGACATGGCAACCCTGGGAATAACTGAAAGCTTCCAAGTCAAGAGACAAGTTCTGCTGAGTGCAGCTGAAGCAGCAGAAATGATTATTCGTGTGGATGACATTATTAAAGCAGCACCAAG GAAACGTGTACCAGACCATCGCCCATGTTAA